The DNA segment CCCTGTGGCTCTTTCAGGAATTCTACAAAGAATCTTATTGCCCAAAGAATGATGAAAAATAATCCGAACAACCATCCCTGCTGATATTTCTTATTGGTTTTTCTGTATAAAATCCACAACAGGACAAACAGACAGATATATCCGAATGCTTCAAAAAGCTGTGATGGATAACGTGGCACCGTCACGCCGTACTCGCTGCTTTGTTGCGGGAAAAGTAAAGCGAAGGGTGAGTTGGGGTCCACCGGCTTTCCGATAATTTCGGAGTTAAAGAAATTTCCAAGTCTTACGAACGCACCCCCCAGTGCTACAACAATTCCAAGTCTGTCGTACACCCATAAAGGATTTTTCTTAATAATTTTGAATGAATAATAAAGGGTGGTAAAAATCAGTGCGATGGTTGCCCCATGACTTGCCAATCCTGAAAACCCGGTAAATTTAAGGCCATTTTTAGTACTGATCGGTAAAAATACGCTCCAGAAATCTTCTTTGAATAATTCCGGCTGGTAAAAGATGACGTGTCCCAAACGTGCCCCCAGAATTGTTCCTACCAAAGTCCAGGTAAATAATGGCTCCAGGTATTTCTGGTTGACATTGTCGATTTTAAAGATCCTGTTCATTAAAACATACCCGAAACCGAATGCGAAAATGAACATTAAGCTGTAAAAATGCAGGGTTATTGGTCCCAGTACAATTCCTTTTGTAGGATCCCAGATCTTAAAAGAAGTCTCCAGGTTTATCTGATCTGATGAAGCAATCGGTTTACTTGATTTTACCGCGTACTTGAAAGCTGCGATATTATCTTTCGTGGCCGGTGTTTCTATAAGCTTGAAATTTTTATCCAAAAACTGGTAGTGAGCTGTTTTAAGCTTATCCAGAGTAAGAGCACTGATGTTGAAATAGGCAGGTTCAAAATTAGCTTCGTTCAGAATAATCAGTACGTTTCCTTCTACTTTTCTGTCCGGGAACACGTTAAGGTCTCCAAGTTCCGTAGTACTGTAGATCTTTACAGGAATATTTGCATTGTTGATTTTTAAAGTTCCTTCCGACATTCCGTCCGGATAATTCTGCGCAAATAAACACTGGGTAATAAACGCAAAAATAACGAGGTACATTCTGAAAAAAATATTGCTCATTTCTATTCTTTTATAGTTTGTTATATTCTAAATTTTATTGTGTCGGGGCGGAACGGGATCATAGCCGCTTCCTCCCCAAGGATGACATCTTGAAATTCTTTTGATGCCCAGCCAGAATCCTTTCAAAGGCCCATGCACCTGTAACGCTTTTACCATATAATGCGAACAGGTAGGTTCATACCTGCAGTTTTTAGGCAGCAGCGGAGAAATAAACCATTGGTAGAATCTGATGAGAATTACCAAAGGAAAGGTGATGATTTTGTTGGCTGTACGTTTCAAAACATTGCAAAAATAGGGTAAAAAATCGGAAGTTGGCGGAAATATACCGGAAGTTTCGGCAGGAAAGGAGGGTGTTTATCGGAGATATTTTGGTGTTGGTCGATTTGTGAAATTGCTGTAACCTAAATTATTGCGATCCGTGTTATTTTCTAAAAGAAAATTATGTATTTTTGATAAAATGCTTCTTCCCAAAACCTTATCGGCAATAAAGAAGAACATAAAAAGTTAAGAACAGGTAGAATTCTGGAAAACCCAGGCTGAAAGCCGCAAGTAATTTCCTGTTTTCCCGAAAAGCTGTTGCACCCCTGTAATGACTTTTCGGGAACACCCGAAAGTTTGTCGCACCCTCGCAACAGCTTTTCGGGAAACCCCGAAAGCTTCCTGCAGCCTGCAGGAGATTTTCGGAAATATCCGGAAGGTAATCTTATTGATGAAGGGGGCTAACCGGAACAGATAAATAAAAAATCGTATCGTACGGTTTAAATAATAAAAATAATACACAAATGAATTTTATTGATTTACCTAAACTCCGCGATGCAGAATACCTGCAATACGTAAAAGACTTCTCAGGAATTATCGCCCTGAACAATCCTTCAACCTTACAGATCGATGCCAAACTTTCAACCTTTAACACCAGGATTGATGAGCTTGAAAACCTGTACAAAGAAACCTTGGACAACGGGAAAACGCAGGACCTTTTGCAGTTGGATGAAAGAAGAGATAATGCCGTCAAAGGAATTTATTATTTTCTTCTGGGGCATTCTTATCATTTCGAAGCAGATAAAAAACAGAAGGCACAATTGCTTCTCGATAATATGGCTCTGTATGGAAGCGGTATTGTGCGTTTAAATTATCGGACAGAAACCGCAACGATTAATAATCTCATCAGAGATTGGGAAAATAAGCCCGAACTTACAAATGCGGTTGCTACCTTTAATCTTTCTGCATGGATCAATGAGATGAAAACAGCCAATGACCTGTTTAATACTGCCTATCTTTCCCGCGCCCAGGAATATGGATATGCAAGTACAGAAGCTATTAAGTCTAAAAGAGAAGAGGTGGATGCCGCCTATTATGCATTGCGTGACAGCATTGATACGATTCATCTTCTGGTGGAAATGCCGCTATCACCATACGAAACAGTCATCAATCAGCAACTGAATACGCTTACGGATCAGTATAATATACTGCTGGTGAATAAAAAAAATGTTTGCCTGTAGAGGAAAAATTAAAAGCTACCTTGAGAATAAGAAATCAATTAGCCCCAAAAACCCGTCAATACATTGGCGGGTTTCTTTTATGCTGTGACAGGAATAAGATTTGTATTACTTTATTAACTTTGCATTACATATTAATACCAGTTCACAATATTTAACTTTAACAAATACTTTTACCTACCTTGAATCAAAATATTCCATTAGCAGAAAAACTAAGACCGAAGACACTGGAAGATGTTCTCGGGCAGGAACACCTTACAGGTGAGAAGGGAACCATAAGGAAAATGCTGCAGAATAATACACTGAATTCTTTAATTTTCTGGGGGCCGCCGGGAACAGGAAAAACAACCTTGGCAGAAATTGTTTCAGAACAGTCGGGAAGGAAATTCTATAAGCTTTCTGCAGTTTCTTCGGGGGTTAAAGATGTCCGTGATGTCATTGAAGATGCTAAAAAACAGAATCTTTTTTCGGGAAAATCTCCGATTTTATTTATTGACGAAATTCACAGATTCAACAAATCACAGCAGGATTCGCTGTTGCATGCTGTAGAGAAAGGATGGATCGTCCTGATTGGGGCAACCACGGAAAATCCCAGTTTTGAAGTGGTTTCCGCATTGCTCTCAAGAAGTCAGGTTTATATTCTGAAAGCACTGAGCTATGAAAAACTTGAGGAATTAATAGATATCGCTCTTGATAAATTTAATACTGATGAAAAGTCTGATTTTAAGGTTGTTGAAAAAGAAGCATTCATACAATATTCCGGCGGTGATGCAAGGAAACTGATCAATTCTGTGGAGCTGGTGCTCAATCAATATATCAATTCTTCCAAAAAAGAGATCGGTAATGAAGATGTTCTGGAAGTACTGCAGGAAACGATGGCACTGTATGATAAAAACGGCGAACAGCATTATGATATCATTTCAGCATTCATCAAATCAATGCGCGGAAGCGATCCAAATGGAGCGGTGTATTGGCTGGCAAGGATGATTGCGGGAGGAGAAGATATTAAGTTCATAGCCCGGAGAATGCTGATACTGGCTGCTGAAGATATCGGATTGGCAAATCCTAATGCCTTGATTATGGCCAACAACTGTTTCCAGGCGGTAAATGTGATCGGGAATCCGGAGGCAAGGATTATCTTGAGTGAAACGGCAGTTTACCTGGCGGTCTCTCCAAAGAGCAATTCGACCTATATGGCTATCAATGAGGCGCTGGCTCTGGTTAAAAAAACCGGAAATCTTCCTGTTCCCCTTCACCTGAGAAATGCTCCTACCAAACTGATGAAAGATCTGGATTATGGGAAGGAATATAAATATGCACATTCATATGACGGTAATTTTGTTGATCAGGATTTCCTTCCGGAAGAGATCCGGGATGTAACATTGTATCAGCCGGGCAACAATGCAACGGAAAAGAAAATCTATGAAGAACTTAAAAAGAAATGGAACAATAGATATTAATGTTGTGCTGTAATGAATAAATAAAAAAAGGATACTTACACAAGTATCCTTTTTTATATAATGTTTAAAAAAATTATTTCTTAATAGCAGTTGTGATGGAAACGGCTTTTGCCCCATGGTTGTCTATAACTTCCATTTTATTCAGGATATCACCGAAAACTTTTGTATCACTGTTTTTAAATTCATAGCCGTCAATGAATACAGGTGTATCTTTGGCAAGGCCATAATGCACGTTAAGTTCGGAAAGCGGAATCCTGTCGATTGCTCCTTCGTCGCTTTTTAATTTATAAACTACCAAACCGTTTTCAGCGATGAAGCTGTATTTTTTAAGGTTTTGCGGAAGTTCTGCTGCAGATTTGTAAGTCTGTGTATTCTGAATAGCGGTTTTATGATTGGCAGTAAACATATCTACTGTTCCGACAATATCATCAGCCACTGCAAATTTTGTAGAAGCATTCTTCTGTGCAAATAAAGTGACAGAAGACAATAATAAAAAGGAGTAGAGCAATTTTTTCATAATGTTTTTGGAATAAGTATCTGTTAAAAACTTGATAAATATAGTTATTTTTTAGAAAGCGTAAAGAAAATTTTATAATAATTTAATCAAATCATTAAAAATAAACCATTTTCAGGTTGTTTTGTCCGGTTCTTCCTTTTTCTCAACCATCGTTACTACTATATTTTTCAGTCGCTGGAATAAAAAAGAGCTGAGCAGTAAAATAAAACCGAGTATGATAAATGCAATGATCCTTGAAACATTATCCATTTTCCAGACATCATACAGATAGAGCTTGACAATCGTGACGCCCAATAAAGCGAAGCCGGCCTTAGCATATTCTCTGGCATCGGTTTTCAACCCCTTATAAATAAAAATACTTGCCAGTATAGCCCATATAATCGGAAGGTAAAGTAGAGTAAAGTATTCCTGAAGTTTTTTCATACCGACGATATTTTCCGAGAAGGTTAAAAGATAAATGTGATGTGTTTCCATGCTTACAGCGGTTACAACAGCAGTTACTAAAAGCCAATAGGAAAGCTTTATTGTGAAAAAAGATGAATGGGGAATGATTTTTATTATGGTAAAGATCAAAGGAATCAGATACAGCCCATACATGAAATAATGGTTTAGGTCAACATTTTTCATAATAATATGGGTAATAATTCCGGAGCCGGCGATGATGGTGTTCAGAATAATCAGGGAGAAAAAAATATACAAAAGTCCGTATTCAAGTATTTTTGCGATCCCAAGTTTTTTTCTGAAAAGCAGAATAATAAAAATAAAATACAAACTGAAAAGCATTCCGATGGTAAAAATAATGATCATCGGTTCGTCCGAAATATGATAAATGATTTCTGATAAAATGGCAATATAAATAACCGCATAGCTTACCGCCGAAAACAGGTTTTCAAAAAAGCTGCTGTCTTTTTGTTTCTGGTGTATTTTTCTGAGCAGGCTAAGGTTGATAAAAATGGTGATAACAGTTACCAAACTCGTTAGAAACACAGGGTTGAAAATGATTTTAAGATTCCGGGAATTTATATATTCTACCCAGGTCATTATTTGCGCAATAATCACAAGAGGGAAGAGGATATAAAAAAAATTCCTGAAAATACTAATACGGGTTTTCCTCCAGATGAAAAGGAGAAGGGTACTTTCAATAGCCCAGACCGTGGTAATTAAATGAGTACTGAATTGAAGTGCGAAAGCTGCCGTAATAAGACTCACTGCAATCCCCGAAAATATGGAATGCGCGCTGCCGAATTTTTTTTCCGAATGTTCTCTGTACAACAGAATTCCATTGATTATAGCAAATGCAACGGGGAAAATAATAACGGGATCATATTGTAATTGTTTGAAAATAAATACCGTCCCAATAATTCCTGTAAAGTTCACCAGAATAAGCATCAGAATATCAGTGGGCAACAATTTCTTTTCCGTGAAATATTTCTGTAATGCAAATGCGTAGAAAATAATATAACTTATTACATAAAAATATACTGTGTTGATTTCAGTCTTTGTCAGCGTCCAGTAAAAAAGGTAGATACAGGTGAAAATAAATGAAATCCAGCCAATGCTCTTCCATTTTTTAAGGAATGCAATCGCAAGCATTCCGGTATTAATGACGGTTATATAGATAAAAAGAAAAGGATAATTGCTTTGTCCGGTGCTGATCATCAACGGAGCAAGAAATCCTCCGAACAGCGAAAAAATAATAAGAATTTCACTTTTGTAATAATAAGAAAGAAATATGGAAACCAGTGTTACAAAACATGTCATTGAAAATGCTGCTTGCTGCGAAAACAGATGGTACTCCCGAAATGCAATGGTTGTTGTAAAATACAGTACGGCAATACCGCCACCAGTGATAATGGAAGCAAAAACTGTATAATTTTTTCTTAGAAAATGCCCGGCAGTAATTATTCCCGCACCTGCAGCAAAACCTATTGCTGCTCTTGAAACTTCACCGAGCCAGTTATTGTCAATCGCATATTTCACGAAATACCCGATTCCGAGAACCAATGTGAAAATCCCGGCTATTGCAATGGCATTCTGCTTTAAAAAATCAAATACGGGACTGATTTTTACGTTGGGCACTTCGGTATTCTTATTATCGTGAGATCTTTCCTTTTCTTCAATAATCTCTTCTGATAATGGAAACAATTGTCTCTCCGGAAGATCTTTTATTTCCTCTTTGCGGTTTCCGGTTTGTTCTTCCCTGATTTTCGAAATTTCGTTCTCGAGATTCCTGATCCTTTTATTCAGACTTCTGAAAAGAATGATGATGATAATTAATAAAATGATGATCAGGATATACATCTGCTTCGGATTTGGTAACATCAAATATAATTAAATGTTTTACAAGTATGCTGACTGCAATTTGTATTTCTATGACAAAAGATTTACATTAAAAAATCTTTCGGATATAAATTAACTTTTAACTTTCTAATCCAAACTCTTTGTAATTTCCCAGGAAGTACGTTTCTGCATCCAGCGTTTTTAATTCTTCCAAAGCATTATGATGAAGTGCAGATTCCCATTTTCCAACCACGTTAATGAAAAAGAAATAATTTCCCAGTCCTGTTTTAAGCGTTCTCGATTCTATTTTGCTGAGATTCATTTTTCGCCATGCAAATACGGATAATACCTGATGAAGGCCTCCTGCATGATCTTCCGGAAGGGTTACCAGCAATCCTGATTTTTCACCTAAAACTTTCAGGCTTTCGTTGTCATAGCTCCCCGGATCTTTGGAAATGATAATAAATCTTGTATGATTCTGCTCAAAGTCATGGATA comes from the Chryseobacterium nepalense genome and includes:
- a CDS encoding DUF6261 family protein — encoded protein: MNFIDLPKLRDAEYLQYVKDFSGIIALNNPSTLQIDAKLSTFNTRIDELENLYKETLDNGKTQDLLQLDERRDNAVKGIYYFLLGHSYHFEADKKQKAQLLLDNMALYGSGIVRLNYRTETATINNLIRDWENKPELTNAVATFNLSAWINEMKTANDLFNTAYLSRAQEYGYASTEAIKSKREEVDAAYYALRDSIDTIHLLVEMPLSPYETVINQQLNTLTDQYNILLVNKKNVCL
- a CDS encoding DUF2339 domain-containing protein; translated protein: MLPNPKQMYILIIILLIIIIILFRSLNKRIRNLENEISKIREEQTGNRKEEIKDLPERQLFPLSEEIIEEKERSHDNKNTEVPNVKISPVFDFLKQNAIAIAGIFTLVLGIGYFVKYAIDNNWLGEVSRAAIGFAAGAGIITAGHFLRKNYTVFASIITGGGIAVLYFTTTIAFREYHLFSQQAAFSMTCFVTLVSIFLSYYYKSEILIIFSLFGGFLAPLMISTGQSNYPFLFIYITVINTGMLAIAFLKKWKSIGWISFIFTCIYLFYWTLTKTEINTVYFYVISYIIFYAFALQKYFTEKKLLPTDILMLILVNFTGIIGTVFIFKQLQYDPVIIFPVAFAIINGILLYREHSEKKFGSAHSIFSGIAVSLITAAFALQFSTHLITTVWAIESTLLLFIWRKTRISIFRNFFYILFPLVIIAQIMTWVEYINSRNLKIIFNPVFLTSLVTVITIFINLSLLRKIHQKQKDSSFFENLFSAVSYAVIYIAILSEIIYHISDEPMIIIFTIGMLFSLYFIFIILLFRKKLGIAKILEYGLLYIFFSLIILNTIIAGSGIITHIIMKNVDLNHYFMYGLYLIPLIFTIIKIIPHSSFFTIKLSYWLLVTAVVTAVSMETHHIYLLTFSENIVGMKKLQEYFTLLYLPIIWAILASIFIYKGLKTDAREYAKAGFALLGVTIVKLYLYDVWKMDNVSRIIAFIILGFILLLSSFLFQRLKNIVVTMVEKKEEPDKTT
- a CDS encoding replication-associated recombination protein A — its product is MNQNIPLAEKLRPKTLEDVLGQEHLTGEKGTIRKMLQNNTLNSLIFWGPPGTGKTTLAEIVSEQSGRKFYKLSAVSSGVKDVRDVIEDAKKQNLFSGKSPILFIDEIHRFNKSQQDSLLHAVEKGWIVLIGATTENPSFEVVSALLSRSQVYILKALSYEKLEELIDIALDKFNTDEKSDFKVVEKEAFIQYSGGDARKLINSVELVLNQYINSSKKEIGNEDVLEVLQETMALYDKNGEQHYDIISAFIKSMRGSDPNGAVYWLARMIAGGEDIKFIARRMLILAAEDIGLANPNALIMANNCFQAVNVIGNPEARIILSETAVYLAVSPKSNSTYMAINEALALVKKTGNLPVPLHLRNAPTKLMKDLDYGKEYKYAHSYDGNFVDQDFLPEEIRDVTLYQPGNNATEKKIYEELKKKWNNRY
- the lgt gene encoding prolipoprotein diacylglyceryl transferase; this translates as METSFKIWDPTKGIVLGPITLHFYSLMFIFAFGFGYVLMNRIFKIDNVNQKYLEPLFTWTLVGTILGARLGHVIFYQPELFKEDFWSVFLPISTKNGLKFTGFSGLASHGATIALIFTTLYYSFKIIKKNPLWVYDRLGIVVALGGAFVRLGNFFNSEIIGKPVDPNSPFALLFPQQSSEYGVTVPRYPSQLFEAFGYICLFVLLWILYRKTNKKYQQGWLFGLFFIILWAIRFFVEFLKEPQGDEFIQFGGLNTGQVLSIPFMIAGVVIMIISKKFRITQAENEKPE
- the yidD gene encoding membrane protein insertion efficiency factor YidD — its product is MKRTANKIITFPLVILIRFYQWFISPLLPKNCRYEPTCSHYMVKALQVHGPLKGFWLGIKRISRCHPWGGSGYDPVPPRHNKI